A genome region from Oenanthe melanoleuca isolate GR-GAL-2019-014 chromosome 2, OMel1.0, whole genome shotgun sequence includes the following:
- the SEC61B gene encoding protein transport protein Sec61 subunit beta: MPGPNPSATSVGSSGRSPSKAVAPRAAGSTVRQRKNASCGTRSAGRATSTGTGGMWRFYTEDSPGLKVGPVPVLVMSLLFIASVFMLHIWGKYTRS; the protein is encoded by the exons atg CCCGGGCCCAACCCCAGCGCCACCAGCGTCGGCTCCTCCGGCCGCTCCCCCAGCAAGGCTGTGGCTCCCCGCGCCGCGGGATCCACCGTCCGGCAGAG GAAAAATGCCAGCTGTGGGACAAGGAGTGCAGGCCGTGCCACGTCCACAGGGACTGGTGGGATGTGGCGGTTCTACACTGAGGACTCTCCAGGGCTCAAAGT tgGACCTGTTCCAGTTTTGGTCATGAGTCTTCTTTTTATTGCTTCTGTATTTATGCTGCACATCTGGGGTAAATACACTCGTTCCTAG